Proteins from one Leptospira wolffii serovar Khorat str. Khorat-H2 genomic window:
- a CDS encoding LTA synthase family protein, translated as MKKIPANLRILGFYALCFLSLLTIFRFALLAIYFPKVGDSPWSEVALSFLIGIRFDLSVIAIVLGPSWFLSSLHFANRWKTFRYIWGILPILLFLWMTGHLIGDTIYYGEADKHLGYEGFVFLGKDLLILIEAGIKNDTLKVVLGLFGIMIGLPSLIYLFIKYNGYEFSPDKKRSELLQIPISILVALLLFRGGFQSRPLRSTEAIHSENGFLNNLPLNGVFTTIMDLKSKSILPELQMQREEAIRIVRKEIEYPGAEFVSEEYPILRETRETRKGTPPNIVIVLLESWTGKFLKPNGDGIVGGKELAPNFNALVPQGRYYPRFFATGGRTVNGLLSVLTGIPDRPGITVVRTHQALGSFGGLGSILKSQGYSTYFVHGGDVGFDNMSFLFPHWGFDTIVGKTEMEKEGKYKSGAWGFYDGDVLEELNTTLESAKQPFAAVTLTLTTHYPYQVPEGMRDPFPESLKDSDYFNTYKYSDDSLGRFLKKARKSKYFENTVFVFVADHTHHRDLNPFEDRNIPFLLYSPKYIRPGTDPRISSQLDIIPTILGLVGKKVRFSSFGKDLLSTPTTNSSAYFAFSSVIGWIENDYALYRSTEGELREAYPMPWNRAGEKCASLQKTCDLYEYKAKAFLNLSYDLLNSNRIFPDK; from the coding sequence ATGAAAAAAATTCCGGCAAATCTACGTATACTCGGGTTCTACGCCTTATGCTTTTTAAGCTTACTTACGATTTTTAGATTCGCGCTTTTAGCGATCTATTTCCCCAAGGTAGGGGATTCTCCCTGGTCGGAGGTCGCTCTTTCTTTTTTGATCGGAATCCGTTTCGATCTTTCGGTAATCGCGATCGTCCTCGGCCCCTCCTGGTTTCTCTCTTCCCTACATTTCGCCAATCGTTGGAAGACTTTCCGATATATTTGGGGAATTCTCCCCATTCTACTCTTTCTCTGGATGACTGGACATCTCATAGGAGACACCATATATTATGGAGAAGCCGATAAGCATTTAGGTTACGAAGGATTCGTATTCCTGGGAAAGGATCTTCTCATATTGATAGAGGCTGGAATCAAAAACGATACCCTAAAAGTGGTCTTAGGGCTCTTCGGAATTATGATCGGCCTACCGTCGTTAATTTATCTTTTCATAAAATACAACGGTTACGAGTTTTCACCCGACAAGAAAAGATCGGAACTCCTGCAAATTCCCATCTCCATCCTCGTCGCCTTGCTTCTATTTCGAGGAGGCTTCCAGTCTAGACCTTTGCGCTCGACCGAAGCCATCCATTCCGAAAACGGATTCTTGAACAATCTTCCATTGAACGGAGTCTTTACGACGATTATGGATCTAAAGTCCAAGTCCATTCTTCCCGAATTGCAGATGCAAAGAGAAGAAGCGATCCGGATCGTCAGAAAGGAAATCGAATATCCTGGAGCAGAATTCGTATCGGAAGAATATCCGATTTTGAGGGAAACGCGAGAAACCAGAAAAGGAACGCCTCCGAATATAGTGATCGTTCTTCTCGAAAGCTGGACCGGTAAATTTCTAAAGCCCAATGGAGACGGAATCGTAGGCGGCAAGGAACTCGCCCCTAATTTCAATGCGCTCGTTCCCCAGGGAAGATATTATCCCCGATTTTTCGCCACCGGAGGAAGGACTGTCAACGGGTTACTCTCTGTTTTGACCGGAATTCCGGACCGCCCGGGCATTACGGTCGTCCGCACGCACCAAGCCTTGGGAAGCTTCGGGGGACTAGGCTCCATACTTAAATCCCAGGGATACTCCACCTATTTCGTCCACGGAGGAGATGTGGGCTTCGATAATATGAGCTTTCTTTTTCCTCATTGGGGTTTCGATACGATCGTAGGAAAAACCGAGATGGAAAAGGAAGGAAAATATAAGTCGGGCGCTTGGGGATTCTACGACGGAGACGTATTAGAAGAATTGAATACGACTCTGGAATCGGCCAAACAGCCCTTTGCAGCGGTCACGCTCACTCTAACCACACACTATCCCTATCAGGTACCTGAGGGGATGCGAGACCCTTTTCCCGAAAGCCTAAAGGATTCGGATTATTTCAATACCTATAAATATTCCGACGATTCGCTGGGAAGATTTCTGAAAAAAGCGAGAAAATCCAAGTATTTCGAGAATACGGTCTTCGTATTCGTAGCGGATCATACCCATCACAGGGACCTGAATCCGTTCGAAGACAGAAACATTCCTTTTTTATTATATTCTCCCAAATACATCCGTCCCGGAACGGATCCCAGAATCTCCTCCCAGCTCGATATCATCCCTACGATACTCGGCCTTGTGGGAAAAAAAGTCCGATTCTCTTCTTTCGGAAAGGATCTGCTTTCTACCCCTACTACGAACTCCTCGGCCTATTTCGCTTTTTCCAGCGTGATAGGATGGATTGAAAACGATTACGCTCTTTATAGGTCAACGGAAGGAGAATTGAGGGAAGCCTATCCCATGCCTTGGAACCGAGCCGGAGAAAAATGTGCCTCCCTCCAAAAGACCTGCGATCTTTACGAATATAAGGCCAAGGCATTCTTGAATCTAAGCTACGATCTTCTGAATTCGAATCGGATCTTTCCGGATAAGTAG
- the feoB gene encoding ferrous iron transport protein B — translation MKTLSPPVKDPANASRSARILLTGNPNCGKSTLFNQLTGLRQKTGNFPGVTVERAEGEIHSEHGSLSLIDLPGTYSLGGESEDKRVTTKILLSRNPEDRLLFVLDAVAIERGLQFLLQIASLKIPMFVAVTMKDALGKKGVSLDLGVLSKTFGVPFYFVNPKSGEGVDAIRKAISEESSYKIPNPDFRWDKKRTALIDSIMDKLSSFDPISLRFVVENTLKELSGETLQKDLPASSFLPPDASELVRKEWEKSKLEFSYGEELVQRSIWIKKVLSKSLSGIAVSESGILGFADKILLHPVWGVLVFLGLMALVFQTLFAWSEVPMDWIESRIADLAEWTGTFLPDGPIRSLIQEGVIGGVGAVLVFIPQISFLFLFIGIMEESGYIARASFLMDRFMGKFGLSGKSFIPLLSSAACAVPAIMGTRTIENKADRLTTILVSPLITCSARYPVYILVIGTVFSSNPILGVFSPKATALFGLFLLGMLGSMTMAFLFKKTFFKSEPSYFLLELPRYQLPSVRSLFFTVYKKIKTFLMNAGQVILFVSILLWFLANYPRVESSRTVNLSPAQAKSLQISESYAGRMGKSMEPVLSPIGFGWKMGLGIITSFAAREVMVSTLSIVYGIQGEDSEDENLRSALRKDKDPETGRPVWTVASALSLLVFFAFACQCMSTLAVVGRETNSLVWPFFMFTYMTILAYVSSFLVYHSAIFLGWS, via the coding sequence ATGAAAACTCTCTCGCCTCCCGTAAAAGATCCAGCAAACGCATCCCGATCAGCTCGAATTCTTCTGACAGGAAATCCGAATTGCGGAAAGTCCACTCTATTCAATCAACTTACAGGCTTAAGACAAAAGACCGGAAACTTTCCCGGAGTCACCGTAGAAAGAGCCGAGGGTGAAATTCATTCGGAGCACGGCTCCTTATCCCTCATCGACCTGCCGGGTACATATAGCTTAGGCGGAGAGTCGGAAGACAAAAGAGTTACGACTAAAATACTATTATCCAGAAATCCGGAAGACCGTCTATTATTCGTGTTGGACGCGGTCGCAATCGAAAGAGGGTTGCAGTTCCTTTTGCAAATTGCCTCGCTCAAGATTCCCATGTTCGTAGCCGTCACGATGAAAGACGCATTAGGGAAGAAGGGAGTGAGTCTGGATTTGGGTGTTCTCTCCAAAACATTCGGAGTTCCTTTTTATTTCGTGAACCCGAAGTCGGGGGAAGGTGTGGATGCGATCCGCAAGGCGATCTCGGAAGAATCCTCCTACAAAATTCCGAACCCGGATTTTCGCTGGGATAAAAAGAGAACCGCGCTCATCGATTCGATCATGGATAAGCTCTCCTCCTTCGATCCTATTTCTCTGCGTTTCGTGGTCGAAAACACCTTAAAAGAATTAAGCGGAGAAACCTTACAAAAGGATCTGCCCGCCTCCTCTTTTCTTCCTCCGGACGCATCGGAACTGGTACGAAAGGAATGGGAGAAATCCAAGCTCGAGTTTTCCTACGGAGAAGAACTGGTACAACGTTCTATCTGGATCAAAAAGGTACTCTCCAAATCTCTTTCCGGAATTGCGGTTTCAGAAAGCGGAATATTAGGATTTGCTGATAAAATTCTACTCCATCCCGTTTGGGGAGTTCTGGTCTTTCTAGGACTTATGGCCCTGGTCTTCCAGACTCTATTCGCATGGTCCGAGGTCCCCATGGACTGGATCGAATCCAGAATCGCCGATTTGGCGGAATGGACCGGAACCTTCTTACCGGACGGCCCGATCCGATCCCTGATCCAAGAAGGAGTGATAGGAGGAGTCGGAGCCGTACTCGTTTTCATTCCCCAGATCAGTTTTCTTTTTCTATTCATAGGAATCATGGAGGAAAGCGGATATATCGCCAGGGCATCCTTCCTCATGGACCGATTCATGGGCAAATTCGGGCTCTCCGGGAAATCCTTTATCCCTCTTTTGTCCAGCGCCGCCTGTGCCGTTCCCGCGATTATGGGAACTAGAACGATAGAAAATAAGGCGGACAGACTGACTACAATTCTTGTCTCTCCTCTGATCACCTGCTCGGCCAGATACCCGGTCTATATCCTTGTCATAGGTACCGTATTCTCTTCGAATCCGATCCTAGGTGTGTTTTCTCCCAAGGCTACGGCTCTTTTCGGACTCTTTCTACTCGGTATGCTCGGTTCCATGACCATGGCGTTCCTATTCAAGAAGACATTCTTTAAATCCGAGCCTTCCTATTTTCTGTTGGAACTCCCACGTTACCAATTGCCTTCGGTTCGTAGTCTTTTCTTTACGGTGTACAAGAAGATTAAGACTTTCCTAATGAACGCGGGCCAGGTCATTCTATTCGTCTCCATCTTACTCTGGTTCTTGGCGAATTATCCCAGGGTAGAATCGTCCAGGACCGTGAATCTAAGCCCGGCTCAGGCAAAATCCCTGCAGATTTCGGAGTCCTACGCGGGAAGAATGGGAAAATCGATGGAACCGGTGCTCTCTCCCATAGGCTTCGGTTGGAAAATGGGCTTAGGAATCATCACTTCTTTTGCTGCGAGAGAAGTCATGGTATCCACTCTTTCCATCGTATACGGAATCCAAGGAGAAGATTCCGAAGACGAAAATCTGAGATCCGCGCTTAGAAAAGATAAGGATCCGGAAACGGGAAGACCCGTATGGACTGTCGCGAGCGCGCTTAGTTTGCTCGTATTTTTCGCCTTTGCCTGCCAATGTATGTCCACGCTGGCGGTGGTGGGAAGAGAAACGAATTCACTGGTCTGGCCGTTTTTTATGTTTACTTACATGACGATTCTTGCATACGTTTCCTCGTTCTTGGTCTACCACTCTGCGATATTTCTCGGGTGGAGCTAA
- a CDS encoding FeoA family protein, which yields MKDSSLFGLEPGQSGILSRLKQVSGKKGLLRNLLDMGFLPGTKITVLEKYPKQEKLIVEVGLVKLALRKSEAELLELE from the coding sequence ATGAAAGATTCTTCACTCTTCGGCTTGGAGCCCGGGCAATCCGGAATCCTTTCCCGACTCAAGCAAGTATCCGGCAAGAAAGGACTCTTACGAAACCTGTTGGATATGGGCTTTCTCCCCGGAACGAAAATCACCGTCCTGGAAAAATATCCGAAACAAGAAAAGCTGATCGTGGAAGTCGGCTTGGTGAAATTAGCGCTTCGTAAGTCGGAAGCGGAACTGTTAGAACTGGAATAA
- a CDS encoding ABC1 kinase family protein: protein MSGFLEQLKQGINGVTRVVTSSVVFSTKTLLLLKDLAVGGKSSENLPIRLREAFEELGATYIKLGQFIASAPSLFPEEIVSEMQKCLDSVRPLPFKDVQGVLKKELGPKYKDLFQSIDPVPMASASIAQVHSAVTKDGLDVVLKVQRPDIEAALGADLNLLYLASKLFEIFVPGLNRSGLSDMIGMFQSSILEEIDFHKEAKNIEEFESHLLSVGESRARVPKVYKNLSTKRVLVMERFYGAPITDEVSLRKFSNNPSRTLSDALEIWFSTLSRSGFFHADVHAGNLMILRDGTVGFIDFGIVGRISSKVWEGLMIFLEGLALNRTDRIASGLVQMDGTAQGVDERKLAADLENVFQQMNRMVANIQMGELEAFDEQKLNALLFEFREIADRNGLKIPKEFGLLIKQILYFDRYIKTFAPELDLIRDREKFIR from the coding sequence ATGTCCGGATTTCTAGAACAACTCAAGCAAGGAATCAACGGGGTGACTCGAGTCGTCACTAGTAGCGTTGTATTCTCTACCAAGACCCTACTTCTACTCAAAGACTTGGCGGTGGGAGGCAAGAGTTCCGAGAATCTACCCATCCGTTTGAGAGAAGCCTTTGAGGAGTTAGGCGCAACGTACATTAAATTAGGCCAATTTATCGCTTCGGCCCCTTCTCTCTTTCCGGAAGAAATCGTTTCCGAAATGCAAAAATGTTTGGATTCCGTACGACCACTTCCCTTCAAAGATGTGCAAGGCGTTTTAAAAAAAGAATTAGGCCCGAAATACAAGGATCTATTCCAAAGCATAGATCCTGTTCCCATGGCCTCTGCCTCCATCGCCCAGGTGCATTCTGCGGTGACCAAGGACGGCCTAGACGTAGTTCTAAAAGTCCAAAGACCGGATATAGAAGCGGCCCTAGGAGCGGATTTAAATCTACTGTATCTAGCTTCCAAATTATTCGAAATTTTCGTGCCGGGACTGAACCGATCCGGCCTATCCGATATGATCGGTATGTTTCAATCCTCCATTTTAGAAGAGATAGATTTCCACAAGGAAGCCAAGAATATAGAGGAATTCGAATCCCATCTTTTATCGGTCGGCGAAAGCAGAGCCAGAGTTCCGAAAGTATACAAGAATCTAAGCACAAAAAGAGTCTTAGTCATGGAAAGATTCTACGGGGCTCCGATTACGGACGAAGTCTCTCTTAGAAAATTCTCAAATAATCCCTCCAGAACTCTATCCGACGCGTTGGAAATCTGGTTTTCCACTCTTTCTCGATCCGGCTTTTTCCACGCGGACGTGCATGCAGGAAACTTAATGATCCTTAGGGACGGAACCGTAGGATTCATCGATTTCGGAATTGTAGGAAGGATCTCTTCCAAAGTATGGGAAGGCCTCATGATTTTTCTGGAAGGCTTGGCCTTGAATCGTACGGACAGAATCGCAAGTGGGCTTGTTCAAATGGACGGAACGGCCCAGGGAGTCGATGAAAGAAAACTTGCTGCCGACCTCGAAAACGTATTCCAGCAGATGAATCGAATGGTGGCAAATATCCAAATGGGAGAATTGGAAGCCTTCGACGAACAAAAATTAAACGCGCTTCTATTCGAATTTAGGGAGATCGCAGACCGAAACGGTTTAAAGATTCCTAAAGAATTTGGGCTTCTGATCAAACAAATTCTGTACTTCGATCGATACATAAAAACATTCGCTCCCGAATTGGATTTGATTCGGGATAGGGAAAAATTCATACGATGA
- a CDS encoding helicase, giving the protein MSGESVLLQELEKLELNDLKKTAALWNISKLPFKEKNKNVKFLYDSFLDEFYLKWVLEKLTVLQVNIYTSILKNKNVLTLGEISRKVNIPPINVEMELNLLRKYHLVYQRKNRERLTNNLDKYHAYEELASLVSLDQNIKGDKYKVSVEKLLDRKKLTDISAEWKKAVKAPAKIDSIRKFITHATSAEAYEASILALSELERDTIVRIYLSGGAADADDIRSFIVMSRGKYETIIPALVEKGLIADVCFVEEKFVRIFALPEELLKYIQHNPILPSVKKGTRQRQEKLATNELDFFLNTKKLLSYISRKGLVLAKSGKVKQADHKRTEQELLNPDISIFPEKSQIYQMELILPILKLLNLVDIKGENIILRGDLDGFLSKDIFEIMKIVIHEVNEARMKRVNPPEVFQPTEMPFYDKMILDKCVNLIIKSKRIHLSVIFSNIIRDHLIFSPGFRTKNLQTDLADLRKEIMSAIFYLHLFGLLEVEYPNRFLTLSKLGEYFFQTGELSNATEKGGITINPDFSVIAFPEKVSIYGIHLLKAFTELKDYDRVYTFVLTKEAYQLGILLGYKTAEFVDFLKASSRAELAQNLLFLLEDWGGNLPVVEIAEDCVLVRTKDQNVMELLLGQIKGKKIVLDEIGPTAVLVDKTRVQDVITVAEKLNLIINLTR; this is encoded by the coding sequence ATGAGCGGCGAATCAGTTTTATTGCAAGAATTAGAAAAACTCGAACTGAACGACCTAAAGAAGACCGCCGCTCTATGGAATATTTCCAAGCTCCCGTTCAAGGAAAAGAATAAGAACGTTAAGTTCCTTTACGATAGTTTCCTGGACGAGTTCTACCTCAAGTGGGTTCTCGAAAAACTTACAGTCCTTCAAGTCAATATCTATACTTCCATTCTAAAGAACAAAAATGTTCTTACTTTAGGAGAGATTTCCCGTAAGGTGAACATTCCTCCTATCAACGTGGAGATGGAACTTAATCTTTTACGTAAGTATCATCTCGTTTACCAGAGAAAGAATCGGGAACGATTAACCAATAACCTTGATAAATATCATGCATACGAGGAATTGGCCTCCCTGGTTTCTCTGGACCAGAACATAAAAGGAGACAAATACAAAGTCTCCGTCGAAAAACTCTTAGATCGTAAGAAGCTTACCGATATTTCCGCAGAATGGAAAAAAGCGGTCAAGGCTCCCGCTAAGATCGACAGTATCCGCAAATTCATCACTCACGCGACCTCCGCGGAGGCGTACGAGGCTTCCATCCTGGCGTTATCCGAATTGGAAAGGGATACCATCGTTCGCATTTATCTGAGCGGTGGAGCCGCGGATGCGGATGATATCAGAAGTTTCATCGTGATGAGTCGGGGAAAATACGAGACCATCATTCCAGCGCTAGTGGAAAAAGGGCTCATTGCGGACGTTTGTTTCGTAGAGGAAAAATTCGTTCGTATCTTCGCATTGCCCGAAGAGTTACTGAAATACATCCAACATAATCCGATTCTACCTTCCGTTAAGAAGGGGACCCGCCAGAGACAGGAAAAACTCGCGACTAACGAGTTGGATTTCTTCCTAAACACCAAAAAGCTTCTTTCTTATATCAGTAGAAAGGGGCTGGTGCTCGCCAAATCGGGAAAGGTCAAACAGGCGGACCATAAGAGAACCGAGCAGGAACTTTTAAATCCGGATATCAGCATCTTCCCGGAAAAAAGCCAGATCTATCAGATGGAGTTGATTCTTCCCATTCTGAAACTTTTGAATCTGGTGGATATCAAAGGGGAGAATATCATCCTACGCGGGGATCTGGACGGATTCCTGAGCAAGGATATCTTCGAGATCATGAAGATCGTGATCCATGAAGTCAACGAGGCAAGGATGAAACGGGTGAATCCTCCCGAAGTGTTCCAGCCTACGGAAATGCCTTTTTACGATAAGATGATCCTGGACAAATGCGTGAATCTAATCATCAAGTCCAAGAGAATCCATCTTTCCGTCATATTCTCCAATATCATCCGGGATCATTTGATCTTTAGCCCGGGCTTTCGGACAAAAAATCTGCAAACGGATCTCGCAGATCTTCGCAAGGAGATCATGAGTGCCATCTTCTATCTGCATCTTTTCGGACTACTAGAAGTGGAGTATCCGAATCGTTTTCTCACTCTTTCCAAATTGGGAGAATATTTCTTCCAAACCGGAGAATTATCCAATGCAACCGAGAAGGGCGGAATCACGATCAACCCTGACTTCTCGGTGATTGCCTTCCCTGAGAAAGTTTCCATCTACGGAATCCATCTCCTAAAGGCTTTTACGGAATTAAAGGATTACGATCGGGTCTATACGTTTGTCCTCACCAAGGAAGCCTACCAGTTAGGAATTCTATTGGGATACAAGACCGCCGAATTCGTGGACTTCCTCAAGGCTTCCAGTCGTGCGGAGCTCGCTCAAAACCTTCTATTCCTCTTGGAGGATTGGGGCGGTAATCTTCCGGTCGTGGAGATCGCCGAGGATTGCGTTCTTGTCCGTACCAAGGATCAGAATGTGATGGAGCTCCTACTGGGACAGATCAAGGGCAAGAAAATCGTTCTGGATGAAATCGGACCCACGGCGGTGCTCGTGGATAAGACTAGAGTTCAGGATGTGATTACCGTTGCCGAAAAACTCAACCTGATCATCAACCTAACCCGCTAA
- a CDS encoding methyl-accepting chemotaxis protein yields the protein MRNINQEIGTFIRNFLILTEALAYLVGIPVAFVFLDYFLELDFMAVPGLPMAIGFVILAGIFTSLLAAKFKLKPLQEYARQFKVGAVDRETVMKAQKSLFRLPILHGVDILIRIFIGGGILVAVIEFLVPVSKTDYYNFFGVIIFASFASGTYFYLITDWLKDNLSRTDLFGSISVDSLVKISLNKALALIFFTIVFVLAIGVSAIVYKLNYESLKKAYIGQMKNAARTLDLLTQGIYEETEVEAGFLVRSKSLPELVAQNKVRDLEIQLLGFAQTQDKFDGIGIWTESEGKFRYLIGTGSLSGNKMEEWITNFQMPSVSEIMALPSSEKSFFSEPVPSVEDKSPVILYIRKFDVQNREPAFLVFALRIGALTDNILASIKIGQTGYPGLMSGKMTFINHVSPELKLKKMKDLPFASAFENAQDNVPIRYIMDDSYKYLIMHTNQKYGFRSFAAIINEEIAEEAMNTAVIMVIFSFFGLFLIGFVIYLILTKSLRPLKESQDLIERMSEGDLTSRLVVLARDEIGEMAISINLFNQRVKGVLQKISDASHSLASSSEEMSNTLRTISDNAQSQAAASEEISASIEEISAGMDSVSHRTKEQVLLLNLLDTEMSELSASVENTSSNLNQTLSQVKEITVEARKGGKSLELTDQSIRKISQSSEQISGVIEIITTISEQIHLLALNAAIEAARAGAAGKGFAVVADEISKLADKTSESIKEIDAIIQANESEIGAGVGNIRDTVLVIGGIIQRIETINTSMSEVASFTSEQLRRNQAVNLKGREVKERSESIQAAIQEQKIAIEEISKTISGINDLTQSNASSTEELSSGSVGLAHLSEDLKRQAEYFHF from the coding sequence ATGAGAAACATAAATCAAGAAATCGGCACATTCATTCGTAACTTCCTGATACTCACCGAAGCTCTCGCCTATCTCGTCGGAATCCCGGTCGCCTTCGTGTTTCTGGATTACTTCCTAGAATTGGATTTTATGGCGGTCCCGGGACTGCCCATGGCGATCGGGTTCGTGATCCTTGCCGGAATCTTCACAAGCCTACTCGCGGCAAAATTCAAATTAAAACCCCTTCAAGAATATGCCCGTCAATTCAAGGTTGGTGCCGTGGACAGGGAAACCGTAATGAAGGCCCAAAAGTCTTTGTTCCGGCTTCCGATTCTTCACGGTGTGGATATCCTGATCAGGATTTTCATCGGAGGGGGAATTCTAGTCGCAGTTATCGAATTCTTAGTCCCCGTCAGTAAGACGGATTATTATAATTTCTTCGGAGTGATCATATTCGCTTCTTTCGCGAGCGGAACTTATTTCTACCTCATCACGGATTGGCTTAAAGATAACCTAAGCCGTACAGATCTGTTCGGATCCATTTCGGTGGATTCTCTCGTTAAAATCAGCCTGAACAAGGCTCTTGCTTTGATCTTCTTCACCATCGTTTTCGTCTTGGCGATCGGGGTCTCCGCAATCGTTTATAAACTAAATTACGAATCCTTAAAGAAGGCGTATATAGGCCAAATGAAGAACGCGGCCAGAACCTTGGATCTGCTTACCCAAGGAATCTACGAGGAGACGGAAGTAGAGGCCGGATTTTTGGTCAGAAGCAAATCCTTGCCCGAACTCGTGGCCCAAAATAAGGTCCGGGATTTGGAGATCCAACTTTTAGGATTCGCACAGACCCAGGATAAATTCGACGGGATCGGAATCTGGACGGAATCGGAAGGAAAATTTCGTTACCTGATCGGAACCGGAAGCCTCTCCGGAAATAAAATGGAAGAATGGATCACCAATTTCCAAATGCCTTCCGTTTCGGAAATCATGGCACTGCCTTCTTCGGAAAAATCCTTCTTTAGCGAGCCGGTTCCCTCCGTTGAAGATAAGTCTCCCGTGATATTATATATCCGTAAATTCGATGTCCAGAACCGGGAACCTGCGTTTTTAGTTTTTGCGTTAAGAATCGGGGCGCTAACCGACAATATTCTCGCATCCATAAAGATCGGACAAACGGGTTATCCGGGGTTAATGAGCGGCAAAATGACTTTCATTAACCATGTCAGTCCGGAACTAAAGCTAAAGAAAATGAAGGATCTGCCTTTCGCGTCCGCCTTTGAAAACGCTCAGGACAACGTTCCGATCCGTTACATTATGGACGATTCCTATAAGTATCTCATAATGCATACGAACCAAAAATACGGATTCCGATCTTTCGCGGCGATCATCAACGAGGAAATCGCGGAAGAAGCGATGAATACGGCAGTGATCATGGTGATCTTCTCCTTCTTCGGACTATTCTTGATAGGTTTCGTAATTTATCTCATTCTTACCAAGAGCCTTCGTCCTTTGAAAGAAAGCCAGGACTTGATCGAGAGAATGTCGGAGGGAGATCTTACAAGCAGACTGGTCGTACTCGCCCGGGACGAAATCGGAGAGATGGCGATCAGTATCAATCTGTTCAATCAAAGAGTCAAAGGAGTCCTCCAAAAGATCTCCGACGCTTCGCATAGCCTGGCGAGTTCGTCGGAGGAAATGTCTAATACTTTACGTACTATTTCGGATAACGCGCAAAGCCAAGCGGCGGCCTCTGAGGAAATTTCCGCCTCTATCGAGGAAATATCCGCGGGAATGGATTCCGTCTCTCATAGAACCAAGGAACAGGTCCTTCTCTTGAATCTTTTGGATACGGAGATGTCTGAACTTTCCGCTTCCGTGGAAAATACATCCTCCAATCTGAACCAAACTTTGTCTCAAGTAAAGGAAATCACCGTAGAGGCCCGGAAGGGTGGAAAATCCTTGGAACTCACGGACCAAAGTATCCGCAAGATTTCCCAGAGTTCCGAGCAGATCTCGGGTGTGATAGAAATCATCACTACGATCTCCGAGCAGATCCACCTTTTGGCTTTGAACGCCGCCATAGAAGCCGCGAGAGCGGGTGCCGCCGGAAAAGGATTTGCCGTGGTTGCGGACGAGATTTCCAAACTTGCGGACAAAACCTCCGAGAGCATCAAGGAAATCGACGCGATCATCCAGGCGAACGAATCCGAGATAGGGGCCGGTGTGGGGAATATTCGCGACACCGTTCTCGTCATAGGAGGGATTATCCAGAGAATCGAGACGATCAATACCAGCATGTCCGAAGTGGCTTCCTTTACGAGCGAACAATTGAGAAGAAACCAAGCGGTGAATCTAAAAGGCCGCGAGGTCAAAGAGAGATCCGAAAGCATCCAGGCGGCGATCCAAGAACAGAAAATCGCCATCGAAGAAATCTCCAAGACGATCTCCGGTATCAACGATCTCACTCAGTCCAACGCTTCCTCCACGGAAGAGTTGAGTTCCGGCTCCGTCGGCCTTGCTCATTTATCGGAGGACTTGAAAAGACAAGCCGAGTATTTCCATTTTTGA